The following are encoded in a window of Phaseolus vulgaris cultivar G19833 chromosome 3, P. vulgaris v2.0, whole genome shotgun sequence genomic DNA:
- the LOC137808664 gene encoding dolichol-phosphate mannose synthase subunit 2 has product MELADRAVGFVLSITSLSIFTYYTFWVIILPFVDDDHFVHKYFLPQEYAILLPVSAGVALVCFFSIFVGLVMLKSKRKKA; this is encoded by the exons ATGGAATTAGCAGACAGGGCAGTTGGATTTGTGTTATCCATTACAAGCTTGTCGATATTTACCTACTATACATTTTGGGTTATCATCCTG CCATTTGTGGATGATGATCATTTCGTTCACAAGTACTTTTTACCCCAAGAGTATGCCATTCTTTTACCAGTTTCTGCTGGCGTTGCACTGGTTTGCTTCTTCAGTATATTTGTTGGATTGGTGATGCTCAAATCCAAAAGAAAGAAGGCGTGA